From the Hypomesus transpacificus isolate Combined female chromosome 24, fHypTra1, whole genome shotgun sequence genome, the window tgtaatatttatattgaaTTAGAGGGAAAGACAACATTGTTGTCTTTGACAGATCTGGTGTATACAAGTTTCGTTTTGAAATCACACTTTATCCAGACTATGCTAATCTATGGTCTATCACGGTGATTATGTATTATTAAACCTGGTTGGTTGAAGTTTGCTCCCCAGCAGAATCTTCTGCTCTTGTACTCTGAACTTCATTGAAGAACTCCTCATGACCTCTGGCCCTCATTAGCCCTGGaagccccctccacctcctcctaaccagcaccaccacaacaaccaccaacaccaccagaaCGATGACTCCGAAGGCCACGCCAAACTTCTGTCCCCCTGACAGCTGGTCTGACTCTGGGTTGAACATCCTGACCATTTTCTGGACCTCCTCTGGTTTGACCATCTTCCACATCGTGGTCTGTGCATCTCTGACCCAGACTCGGCCTCCCTCGGTCATCACTGCCACTGTGTTGTTGGCCGACATGCTGACCAGCGGAGGACGGGTGAAGGGTGGCAGACGGACCGGCAGCAGCTGCCCACCTGTGAACAGACCAGACTGGACACAGTAGAGGATCTGACAGCCGTCACTGACGGTAGCGAGGTGCTGGCTGAACTGGGGAGGGCAGCGAGGCTGGCCCCCAGCCAGGGGGTTGGTGGACTTGCAGCTGAACAGACCGCCGAAGGGCACGGAGAACCGGGAGCCAGTCTCGTAGTCATTACTCACACAGATCATCAGGCCGCCGGAAAGCATCTTCAGTGGGATGAAGTTTGGAGGGCAGCTGCTGGACTTGGTTAAAGGATTCTGGAGGGAGGGACCGTAGAGGCCCCCAAAGAGATAACCTGAGTTATCTGAGATCTTCTCAGTGGAGGAGCACGAGTAGGTTTGGATTCGAGCCGATCGGACATGGTACTCATCTCCACAGCACTGCTTGAGCCCCAAGAACCCACAAGAATGGCAGACATACTGGCTGTAGCGCTCTTCTCTGACCTCAGAGCGTAGCAGGGTGGGTTGGTAGGGTGGGCGGCAGGAATAGTTCCCTGTATCTGGGTTCTTCTGGTCCCAGGCCTGACATATCGGGTCTGCATCGGGGGTGAGCTTGGTACACTGCTGGAACACTCCTCCGAAACTGATGTTGGTGGCAGGGCCAACACAGGATCCATCGTCTACGTTGGCCTGGAAGTTGAAGTTCTTAGAATTTGCTTTCACACATCCTGGGTGGGTGTTGATAGCATAGTAGCGTCTTATGGCGTGGCTCACCGACAGTGCAAGCTTGTCAACAGTGGGGCATGGAAGGTCAGGGAAGGTGTTGTGGTTTATGAAGTGGTGAAGCGGCAGGCCTGACAGGTCGATGGCCACCAGGTTGTTTGAGGTGCTCTCCTGCCACTTCTGCAGGGTGATGCCAGGGTAGAAGGGCACTCCTCCGTGGCTCTGTACGATCGAGTAGGTGACGTTGTCCTGGTAACCCTTGGTTTCTGACGTCTCATGGGCGTCTTTGCTGCTGATGTTAAAGTTCACCTTGTTGAAGAAGTTGATGCCTGCGGATGCCGTGATGGAGGACTTGTCCGTTTTACCGTCAGACACATAAGAGGATCGCAGATAGTCCTCCTGCACCAAGGAGGCCCCTGCATCAACACTGGTGATCACATGGGTGCCAAAGTCCAGGACCATCCTCTCAGAGAGGTAGGAGGCATGTTGGGTCTGGTTGTTTTCGATGGCGTCTGCGATTTCCTCCGCTTGCCGTGCGAAACTTGAGTCCAAGGTGAAGTCAGGATTCGCCTTGACGGTATAGAGGAAGTTGCGCACCTGGGGAGAAAATGGTTAAACTGAGATATTTTGACAGAAGTTTTGCTGTTAGTATCTATTTGGCTTTGATAAGCAAAGTCGTCATGATATAAATAACTTTCACTTTCATTTTTCAAATTGAAAGATAAACCAGACATGTCATTGTAATTTAATAAGCAGACATTCATATAAACATGACAGAAATACGAACACCTCATATCCCGACAGAAAGCAAGTTGCTCTTGCAAGTCTCGCTTCGTCATATTTGAGGATTTTTTCTCCTTTACTTTCAATCAAACAAAACCGATTCACATTAATCAATCAATATATCTTTGCATCTTTGTACTGATGCTACATATAGATCATGTTTGACAATATATTTACAAAATCCAGATATAAACCCTTTGAAAGCACCTGTCCTTGTTTCGGGAGTTCCTTCCTAGACAGAACTTAGTCGCTAGCAGCTTTCATGGGGTCTCTAGCTTGTGTAACAGGCTCGAACTTTAGAACTTAATTTCTCACAGTAGGACCAATAGAGGTGTAACTCACCTGAACTCTGGTGGTGACGGAGGTATCTCTGACTTGATGCGTCTTCATCCTCTGGTTCTCAGTGGAAAACTTTGCGTTtaagacagagaagaaagagatgtCTGCGTTGATGGACGAAGATGTGGCGCTTTTCTGATCCAGCCAGGAACTGATGATCTCAGAGTTGGTCTCCACTCCCGTCACCTTCTGGGGGATGACAAAGACTTTGTCTGGGACGAGGTAGAGGCCATCCACCGTGGTGAGGCACAGGGAGAAGCTGAGGTTCATGACCCAGCCCATGTCCATGTTCCTCAGGTtgtcccagccccctccaggcAGCACCTCCAGGGCTGAGAGTGACTTGGCGGCGGAGCGGCACTTGTTGAGGCTGCTGTCTGGACTGCCGACGGGATGAGGGCGGCAGaagtggagcagggagagacccagcAGGGTGACTTCTCTCAGAGACATGGCTGTGTCTTGTGGCAGGGTGAGAAGAAGCTCTCCGAGAGTCAGCAAGGGTAAGTTTCGATTTTATAGAAACATTCCGAAAACTTGTTCAGTCAGAAACTGGGGCCAAATATTTGTGAGAGTTGAAATACTAGTTTGGATGTTTTCATGATGAATGATACACATTCTAATAACGTAGTCAtgggatactagttagtatgttctaaTATCCCTTTTCtattgcatttagtcatttatttattattactattGGTTAAATGTAACCTAAACCCTACTGGCTCCTTACTAAGAGCCAGCGGTAACTAGAACGGTATTTCCCACGATGGTGTGTTAAATTAAATGAATAGGGGAGGAGGCGGCGTACAAAAATAATGCACTTTATTTACGGTACAGTTGGTGTTCCCTCGAGCCACTAGCACAACAAGCTGCACCAAGGCTGCGATCTCATCACAATGCCTGTTACAAAATGTCAAATCAAACTAATATACATAAATCAAcccaaaaggggggggggggggcactctcACTGCAAAGAAACGAAATGACAGAATAAGGCCCGTCCAACAAAAATAAGTAACACACAAAACTTGGAGGTGGTTTCACATAAAAAGGCACACAACGGCAAACCGCAAGCCCTGACTGCTGTCCTATAGTAGGCTATTAGGCTGGGGAACAGCGAATGTTTTAAACAGTTGCTTTTTAGTAAAAGTCTACGGTGGGGAAAAACAGTGGCTACTAACGATCCCTGAAAGTAGCAGACATCATATTAGCCACTTGTGTATCAAAACGTACTGGTTTTTACATGACATTACAGTGGTGCAATTAATACCTTTACGTCTGTGCTGAGGTCAGACTGCAGATGGGAACCATGCGTTTCTAGCACAGGACACTACAACGATAATAAATGCATAATCAATACAAAGCAGTATAAACATTTCTCATTTACTCCCACAATTTACACTGTTTAATTCACCTCACATTTACCGTCTTAAAATCTcaattaaaacacaaacattagTAAACATGGGTTACGTGGTGACGCTTGTCCTTACCCGCTTCCAATTAATCACCGCCGGCCAGCTTTGATTGAAAACAACACTAAATGTGGCATGCCATCTACCTGTATTTAATTGAAATTACGGTGGTCATGTGACAGAACCAGGTGAACCAAATGGCTCCCTGGtttatccccctcccacctgtCACATAGAGTTGAAGTGTGTAAATCGATGTCCAGGGTCAGGAGGCAGTGCTGGGTAAATGTTCCTTGTGATGAAGAGCTCCAcctatgatctctctctgctctgacagTGGTCGTGgtctgggagctgtgaatctctttctccgAGACTGTTGGTATGtaattactgcctgactgtcactatctacgATTAATCttttgtgccctataaaagatggtcctgtTGAACGAACGAGGCCCGTGCTCACTGCGAGCATGCATGCGCGGCGCTCTTCCGACGCCCTCCCATCTCGAATGTGCATAGGCTGCGTGCGCGGAGAACGCACGTTTGGTTCTGAGTCGGTCAGAGGCTCCCTTTTCGAGAATCTCTGATCCCAACCAACCACGGTGTTGCGCTGGGCTTTGAATACAACATCAAGAGATCTTTATTACAGCAAATGTTTTTGGCCTTCCATGACAAATTTACTTTCAAACAAAACATATTGTCATATATTTTTACTGATGCTATATATTAATGATGTTTTACAATATATTTACATAAATCCAGATATAAACCCTTTGAAAGCACCTGTCCTTGTTTCGGGAATTCCTTCCTAGGCACAACTTAATCGCTAGCAGCTTTTATGGGGTCTCTAGCTTTTGTAACAGGCTCGAACTTTAGATCTTAATTTCTCAAAAGTAGGACCAGTAGAGGTGTAACTCACCTGAACTCTGGTGGTGACTGAGGTATCTCTGACTTGGTGGGACTTGGTGGGTCTTCATCCTCTGGTTCTCAGTGGAAAACTTTGCATTTAAGAATGTAAGGTAGGAGAGGTCTGCGTTGATGGACGAAGATGTGGAGCCTTTCTGATCCAGCCAGGAACTGATGATCTCAGAGTTGGTCTCCACTCGCGTCACCTTCTGGGGGATGACGAAGACCTCGTCTGGGACGAGGTAGAGGCCATCCTCCGTGGTATGGCACAGGGAAAAGGTGAAGTTCATGACCCGGCCCATGTTCACGTTCCTCAGGTtgtcccagccccctccagggcCGGGAGTGACTTGGCGCAGGAGCGGCACTTGTTGAGGCCGCTGTTTGGGCGGCTGAGGGGGTGAGAGCAGCAGAAGTGGAGCAGGGAGACCTAGCAGGGCGACTGCTCTAAGGGCCATGGCTGTGTCTTGTGGCAGGGTGGGGAGAAGCTCTCTGAGAGGGGGAAGGTTTGATTTCATAAAAACATTCAGAACATCACAAGGTTGCCTATAACTTGTTTGGTCAGAAACTGGGAGCAAGTTTGTGAGAGTTTAAATACTAGTTTGGATGTTTTCATTGAGGTATCAAATTAAACCTCACCAGTCAAGTAGAAAGAACTGGTGGGAAGTACCTGCACGGTCATTTGAAGCTTTCTGTTGCTAGGGTGACAGTAACACGGTAGTGTGTTTACGTTTACTGTGCGTTGCGGTAACTAACAGGCTCAGTACAAAAGGTTATTGTGTAAATATAAAAACGTAAATAGTCCTTTGATTTTATGGAAAACCCACTGTTGCCCTGCCACTGTGGGAGGCAGAGTGTATGGTGCTAGCTGCAACTACACAAGAGTATACTGAGTACAAAGTATTGACAGATGTCAGCACCTAAGGTCTATGAGGATAATCAAGGTGTTAGCAAAATCTCCTGGAGGCAGAGCTGTAACCATGCTGacaaagggggtgggggagcacAAACCATTTCGCCTAGGGCACCAGATGTGCTAGGACTGGTACtggtaagggataatgcccgacgaggtgtccaatatcacctgataatagTTGATGCGGAGGcatgaaccgtccgacgcgcagcggatattatcaggtgatattggacatcTCAAtaggcattatcccgcttacaccatggtcacttgccccccccccctcttaaatATTGTGCTTTACTAGAAATGGTCCACATGCAAATAAGGtgaactgacatacacacacattgagacagCCAACTCTACAGTGTTTACTTTACATTCATACAGTGCTAGAATCAGCCCTaacgcgtgagttctaaatatttccattgcttccaccagagtgagttatttttgcaaAACGGAAGCTGGCTAGCTTTAGCAAAGAACGTATATATTCAATATACGTATATAAGAGAAGTGGAAAGAATACCAGATATAACCCtttgcctccacagcctcaaaaCAATTACTATGAACGGAATGTAACTATGAACAGCAAAGCAACAGAATACCCTGCATTCACAGTTCAACTGCAAGCTGGTAATCGCTTTTAGCTTTATTAAccaaacagtaggctacagcatcTGCATCAGTGCAGAACACCATGTTTTACTGAGGCAAAATCACAACATCAGTGGTGGAAGAAGTTTTCAGATTCTTAAAAGTACTAATACCACACACGAGTACCAATACCATTAACTCTCCCAAATTCGCTGAAATATTACCGATGGCCGATGCTAGCTGGCAGTCCTCCTGCTGTGGATCTTGTCTTCGACTGGATGAAGATTCAGCAGCCTTGAAGTATCCATTCAATTTCGGGATTTGTTTCAGGATATCTTGGTCACGTTcttttaacctttgtattttgCGTTTTTGTGCTCCACTTTAATACTTTCATTCTGCCACTATGCCATCTAGCAATAGCAGTGAGTAATGAATATGATTTACATGATTTGACCAGCAgcagctgattggacagatCCTAGCCACAGTCCAATCACTTgcttattaaaaaagaaaaagtttctTATGGGCTAATTAGGGTCTTTATTTTGTTCCCGCTgaagtacatttaaaatattaaaaaacaatcCGGCCAATCCAGGGCCCCCTGCAACGTgggacagatcgagaaaaacagttggaatattatcgacttccaaaagttattaaaaaccaaggcgaagaatgccagagattatcaAAGGAAAGGAGGCACTTGTGGTTGGCAATACTCAACCAAAATCTACGAGGAAAAAAACACGATTGAGAGTCACTTGCCTACACCTTGAGTATCGCAATGGTATCATACAGTTAAGGTTAGGTTGGTTAAAGacgttattgcattacttactttggccttcacaacacaacggtcgttgataacttggtactgcgtctccctcacccatccacacaccatctggttacaggcctccaaacctttgtaggatttaaggtcttccttccttttcttgtggtccaagtccttccttATATTCCTTtgcatcttggacgcgttttgatgagctTTTCGGTTGTTAAGACATGGCTACATTCACTTACACAAGTATCCAAAGGGCCCAATCCTccattgtactccgttcagttatTTACACTgagtgcctccacaatggccgcgcatccgggttaccgcccagaacgtgacgtcggtgaaaaccctctatagaaACATTCAGAACATCACAAGGTTGCCGATAACTTGTTCAGTCAGAAACTGGGGACAAATATTTGTGAGAGTTGATATACTAGTTTGGATGTTTTCATAGATGAAGGATGATGAAATCGGTTCTCGAAGGAACGAGGAAACAAGTGACAACAGGAAACCCTTGGGTAAGAAAATGAACTAGAAAAACCATGAACCACAAATAAGATGACACATGGTGTCAACAAACCTAGGAACGCCCCATCTAAGTTTCTGTATATAAAGGCCAGCATTCAGAAACAGGTTTTCAAGAAGACTCGATTTCTGTATCGGCTCTCATCATATCGGCTGTTATCATAGCAGCATTCGTCAGATCAAACTCCTCATCATGAAACTCCTGGCCCCAGTTGtcatgctgctgctggtgctctGCCCCATGGCTACGGCAAAAGTTGTGGAAGATTTTTCTAAATGTGAAAAGGATTTGATCCAAAACACTCCAACTATCCTGACCGGGTCACAGTACAAACATGTCTGCCAAATGCGAAATGGTGTAGAAGAATATGCCACTCTGTATGACACCATCAACAAGATTCGAGTTTATTCTGCCTATCAGTTTTTTCAGCCAATGACATGTCATAGGAAGGGATCTTGGTACATCGAACCTCAGGTGAGTTGTCCTCCCTGTATACTTTCCTCTTATATTAATCTCTAAATTATTATAACATATAATTTGTTAAGATAGTagatcaagttcaagtcttttattgtcagatgcacagatcaacacagggtcagactgggtaCTGAAATTCTGatgacaagacaacacaagcaacctggcataacacgacatataagtactcagaacaAGTTTACCCCTATGACAAGTTAACATGTAGATAGTAGCAAGCAAGTTATTACGGTTACTCACTTCCATACTCATTAAGGATTATCATCAAACAAAAGTCAAAAGTTCAaaagtttcccggtcccatccaacgtctaaaaaggcgaacaatgggttttggtgtttcaaaacccattgacactgtatgactatgtttagcttgtgttctgctcctctctcctaccaaccgtctctggaggaggggatccctctctgaattgctcctcccaaggtttcctccattttttctcccattgggagtttttctgggagtttttccttgtcttccttgagggtttaggttggttgaggggcagttctatgggggcatgtgaagccctctgtgacatgcttgcgtgtaaaaagggctatacaaatacatttgatttgatcaaaCACATTTTGATTCTATAATTTAGTTCAGGTAAATGCAGAGGACGTTCATTGAATGTAATTTCTAATCATCTTAATTTGATAATATCTGATTTATGTTGTCATCTCTTCTTCAGCTTGATGATCAGAACCTTCCGGATTCAATGGCCTCTAAAGGCACGGTGCCAAGCCCCCCTCGGGGCAACAATCAGGCTCTTAACGAAGACTACGAGTTCTCTGGTTATGATAGAGGACATCTAGCACCTGTTGCTCACCAGAATACACAGGCGTGCGCAGACGCCACATTTACCCTCACCAACGCTGCTCCACAGAACCCTTCCTTCAACAGTGGCCAGTGGAGGGAAGCGGAGAGGAATGTGTCAGAATACTTGAGAAataactgcattgcaaacaagTATAGGGTCTTTATTATCACAGGAGTGGTTCCAGGAAATCAAAAGATTGCAAACCGGGTAACAACTCCTAGTTATTTCTGGACTGCCTACTATTGCATCGACAGCAATGACATTATAAATCTCTCTGGGGGGTACTATGGGAAAAACATAAATAACCCAGTATTATATGTCACATTACAAGGTCTTGAAACATTTCTCCAACAACAATATTCTActgatttcaaagtgttcaaatcaaatcaaatttattggtatagccctttttacaagcaatgtcacagagggcttcacatatgcccatagaactgccctcaaccaacctaaaccctcaaggaagacaaggaaaaagtcCAAGAAAAACTCACgagaaaaaaaattgaagaaaccttgggaggagcaattcagtgaggatcccctcctccagagacagttggtgaatgagaggtgcagaacacaggctaaagtGTTCCCAGGTGTCTGTTGAGAAGGCAACATTTGGAAATGCCTTGTTAGCTGCATGCTTTAGCACACCTGTATCTAACGCTCGTTAGCTGCATGCTTTAGCGCACCTGTATCTAACGCTTGTTGGCTGCATGCTTTAGCACACCTGTATCTAGCGATCCTGTTGCCAGTTCCCTCGTCTACATATATTTGTTCGTAGTTAAGGAAGTTGCCTAATTGTAACAGAAACACTTTTATTCAATCATTCTCATTTTGTGACTCTTATTTGAAGGCTCCatttcatccatccattccattttcttagttagggttagttaccATGGCGATCATTCTATGAAGCAGGTTTGGGGGTTATTTTGGGGTTAGAGAGCAACTTCAGGTTTTTTAATTCTGCATGGTTTACTGTAAAATGTCTGAGATCAAACAATAACACCTGTTAAGACTATATTTTGATATGTTTGGTGTTTGTTGAAAAGTGTCACTCTTATATGACCCAGTAATAAAAAGATGAGTTTACATTCATGGTTTTGTCTGTTTTTCCAGCACAGACAAACATATTTACCATCAGATGCTTGTTTGTTGACTTACGAGATAAGACCAGCTAGAATACATAACCCTACATACCATACAACATTTTAATGAATATTATTACATTTCTTTTCTAAAAACCACCAGAGGATGGCAGTATTACATTGAAGATAAGATAAAGACTTAATTTAGCGAGAACAATTCAGAGATGGGAATTGTTTTTGAaggagaataataataataatctgcaAAATGATTTAACACTTTAGATCATCTCACAGATATTTGGCACAGAAACATATTTCCTTATGTAAATATAGTCCATTGTGCAGGTACAATATCGATCGCCTTTTTAACCTCAGCGTTCCAcggccctgctccctcccccccccaaaaaaacgaaCTACTGACTGCTACACATGCCATAAATCATTGAAAAGCAATGAGCCTTGTAATTCTATTGACGTAAACCATTTCAAGATCAAGGGGAAAGAACTTCAGAGGCtcacctttcaaaagagaccacaaCCATGCATTTACTCCAAATTGTTCAAGAACtactttcaatttactttgggtatgccttGTTTAGGCGAAATTGACAGGATTCTTAGAAGGTTAAATTAACTTTGAATTGACTAAAGATAAGAGCACAGATAGGCACATATATATTTTCTAGTATATTTTATTGATGTCACACGTCACAACCGATTAAGTTACGGATGTACTAATAAGACAATAACAaactgtcagacagacacaatCATTTTATTTTCAGACCTCAAAGAGAAGCAAACAATCACTGAATAAAATTAAATTCATTAATTGTTCAAACTAAAGAAATTTGGGATCCACTGCAGTACAGAGTATAGGATACATGAAACAGTTATATTTTATTAGAGAGCAGGACACTATTTTTGTCTTACGTATTATTTGTAGTTACAGCCACTGATACCATTCTCTAGATTTTGCAGTAACATATAAAAAGTGTCAAAATGTGCATCTCCCATTACAAAAAGATACCTGACTTAATTACATAGTAGTAAATTGTAGATTATCAAGTTTATATAAATGTGCTTTTCATATTTCTTAGATATTTCTTAGCTGACAGGAAAGGGATAGATCTTGTGTATATAAGTTTAGTTTTGTACTCACACCTTCTTAACCATTAACATACTAATCTATGGTCTAGCACAGTGATTATGTAGAGTATTATTGCCATTAATCCTCCTCATTAATCTGAACGTCATTGTTTAACTCTTATAGCTCAATTAACCTCTCTGGCTCTGgaagccccctcctcctcctccaaaccaGCACCACCCCAACAACCACCAGAACCACCAGAACGATGACTCCGAAGGCCACGCCAAACTTCTGTCCCCCTGACGGCTGGTCTGACTCAGGGCTGAACATCCTGATCATTTCCTGGACCTCCTGTGGTTTGACCATCTTCCACAACTTGGTCTGTCCAGCTCTGACCCAGGCTTGGCCTCCGTCGGTCATCACCACCACTGTGTTGGTGGCCGACATGCTGACCAGTGGAGGACGGGTGAAGGGTGGCAGACGGACTGGCAGCAGCTGCCTACCTGTGAACAGACCAGACTGGACACAGTAGAGGATCTGACAGCCGTCGCTGACGGTAGCGAGGTGCTGGCTGAACTGGGGAGGGCAGCGAGGCTGGCCCCCAGCCAGGGGGTTGGTGGACTCGCAGCTGAACAGACCGCCGAAGGGCACGGAGAACCGGGAGCCAGTCTCGTAGTCGTTACTCACACAAATCATCAGGCCGCCGTAAAACATCTTCAGTGGGATGAAGTTTGGAGGGCAGCTCTTGGATTTGGTTAAAGGATTCTGGAGGGAGGGGCCGTAGAGCCCCCCAAAGAGATAACTTGATTCAATTGGGATTGTCTCGTTGGAGGAGCACCAGTAGGTTTGGATTTGAGCAGATCGGACATGGTACTCATCTCCACAGTTTTTATCACAGCAATCGAAGAAAAGCCAACATCTACGGCAGGAAGGACGGCAGACATACTGTCTGTACTCAGAGCGTAGCAGGGTGGGTTGGTAGGGTGGGCGGCAGGAATAGTTCCCTGTATCTGGGTTCTTCTGGTCCCAGGCCTGACATATCGGGTCTGCATCAGGGGTGAGCTTGGTACACTGCTGGAACACACCTCCGAAACTGATGTTGGTGGCAGGGCCATCACAGGATCCATCGTCTACGTTGGCCTGGAAGTTGAAGTTCTGTGAATCTGCTTTCACACATCCTGGGTAGGTGTTGATGGCGTAGTAGCGTCCTATGGCCTGGCTCACCGACAGCGCCAGCTTGCCGACGATGGGGCGTGGAAGGTCAGGGAAGGTGTTGTGGTTTATGAAGTGGTGAAGCGGCAGGCCTGACCGGTCGATGGCCACCAGGTTGTTTGAGGTGCTCTCCTGCCACTTCTGCAGGGTGATGCCAGGGTAGAAGGGCACTCCTCCGTGGCTCTCTATGATCGAGTAGGTGACGTTGTCCTGGTAACCCTTGGTTTCTGACGTCTCATGGGCGTCTTTGCTGCTGATGTTAAAGTTCACCTTGTTGAAGAAGTTGATGCCTGCGGATGCCGTGATGGAGGACTTGTCTGTTTTACCGTCAGACACATAAGAGGATCGCAGGTAGTCCTCCTGCACTAAAGAGGCCCCTGCATCAACACTGGTGATCACATGGGTGCCAAAGTCCAGGACCATCCTCTCAGAGAGGTAGGTTGCCAATCGAATCTGTTTGTCCACGATGGCGTCTGCAATTTCCTCCGCTTGCTGTGTGAAACGGGAGTCCAAGGTGAAGTCAGGATTCGCTTTGACGGTGTAGAGGAAGTTGCGTACCTGGGGAGGAAATGGTTAAACTGGGTTATTTAGTCTGTGGTTTGGCTGTCAGTAAGCAAAGCCATCTTGATAAagaactttttcttttttcaaaattaAAGGTAGACCAGACATATCTGTTCGTAGCGTTTACACAGACATGCTGTTAATAATCCTCTCCTTAGAAACAGCTCGCAGCTGTCCGACAGAGACAGTTTACAAGCTGATATAGCATCTTTTGGAAGTATCACTTTCTTTGTCAAATTTACTTTAAAACAAAACATATTAATGTCATATATTTTTACTGATGCTATATATTAATGATGTTTTACAATATATTTACATAAATCCAGATATAAACCCTTTGAAAGCACCTGTCCTTGTTTCGGGAATTCCTTCCTAGACACAACTTAATCGCTAGCAGCTTTAGATCTTAATTTCTCAAAAGTAGGACCAGTAGAGGTGTAACTCACCTGAACTCTGGTGGTGAGCGAGGGATCTCTGACTTGGTGGGTCTTCATCCTCTGGTTCTCGGTGGAAAACTTTGCGTTtaagacagagaagaaagagatgtCTGCGTTGATGGACGAAGATGTGGAGCCTTTCTGATCCAGCCAGGAACTGATGATCTCAGAGTTGGTCTCCACTCGCGTCACCTTCTGGGGGATGACGAAGACCTCGTCTGGGACGAGGTAGAGGCCATCCTCCGTGGTGAGGCACAGGGAGAAGCTGAGGTTCATGACCCGGCCCATGTCCACATTCCTCAGGTtgtcccagccccctccaggcAGCACCTCCAGGGCCGGAAGTGACTTGGCGGCGGAGCGGCACTTGTTGAGGCCGCTGTTTGGGCGGCTGAGGGGGTGAGAGCAGCAGAAGTagagcagg encodes:
- the LOC124486485 gene encoding macrophage-expressed gene 1 protein-like produces the protein MKSNLPPLRELLPTLPQDTAMALRAVALLGLSLLYFCCSHPLSRPNSGLNKCRSAAKSLPALEVLPGGGWDNLRNVDMGRVMNLSFSLCLTTEDGLYLVPDEVFVIPQKVTRVETNSEIISSWLDQKGSTSSSINADISFFSVLNAKFSTENQRMKTHQVRDPSLTTRVQVRNFLYTVKANPDFTLDSRFTQQAEEIADAIVDKQIRLATYLSERMVLDFGTHVITSVDAGASLVQEDYLRSSYVSDGKTDKSSITASAGINFFNKVNFNISSKDAHETSETKGYQDNVTYSIIESHGGVPFYPGITLQKWQESTSNNLVAIDRSGLPLHHFINHNTFPDLPRPIVGKLALSVSQAIGRYYAINTYPGCVKADSQNFNFQANVDDGSCDGPATNISFGGVFQQCTKLTPDADPICQAWDQKNPDTGNYSCRPPYQPTLLRSEYRQYVCRPSCRRCWLFFDCCDKNCGDEYHVRSAQIQTYWCSSNETIPIESSYLFGGLYGPSLQNPLTKSKSCPPNFIPLKMFYGGLMICVSNDYETGSRFSVPFGGLFSCESTNPLAGGQPRCPPQFSQHLATVSDGCQILYCVQSGLFTGRQLLPVRLPPFTRPPLVSMSATNTVVVMTDGGQAWVRAGQTKLWKMVKPQEVQEMIRMFSPESDQPSGGQKFGVAFGVIVLVVLVVVGVVLVWRRRRGLPEPERLIEL
- the LOC124486484 gene encoding macrophage-expressed gene 1 protein-like, which produces MALRAVALLGLPAPLLLLSPPQPPKQRPQQVPLLRQVTPGPGGGWDNLRNVNMGRVMNFTFSLCHTTEDGLYLVPDEVFVIPQKVTRVETNSEIISSWLDQTLLHFCRPHPVGSPDSSLNKCRSAAKSLSALEVLPGGGWDNLRNMDMGWVMNLSFSLCLTTVDGLYLVPDKVFVIPQKVTGVETNSEIISSWLDQKSATSSSINADISFFSVLNAKFSTENQRMKTHQVRDTSVTTRVQVRNFLYTVKANPDFTLDSSFARQAEEIADAIENNQTQHASYLSERMVLDFGTHVITSVDAGASLVQEDYLRSSYVSDGKTDKSSITASAGINFFNKVNFNISSKDAHETSETKGYQDNVTYSIVQSHGGVPFYPGITLQKWQESTSNNLVAIDLSGLPLHHFINHNTFPDLPCPTVDKLALSVSHAIRRYYAINTHPGCVKANSKNFNFQANVDDGSCVGPATNISFGGVFQQCTKLTPDADPICQAWDQKNPDTGNYSCRPPYQPTLLRSEVREERYSQYVCHSCGFLGLKQCCGDEYHVRSARIQTYSCSSTEKISDNSGYLFGGLYGPSLQNPLTKSSSCPPNFIPLKMLSGGLMICVSNDYETGSRFSVPFGGLFSCKSTNPLAGGQPRCPPQFSQHLATVSDGCQILYCVQSGLFTGGQLLPVRLPPFTRPPLVSMSANNTVAVMTEGGRVWVRDAQTTMWKMVKPEEVQKMVRMFNPESDQLSGGQKFGVAFGVIVLVVLVVVVVVLVRRRWRGLPGLMRARGHEEFFNEVQSTRAEDSAGEQTSTNQV